A genomic region of Colletotrichum destructivum chromosome 1, complete sequence contains the following coding sequences:
- a CDS encoding Putative serine/threonine-protein kinase Atg1, which yields MAERLPTSSSSRRRREGDASIGDFVIGGEIGKGSFAQVYSGYHKSSKATVAIKSVEMGRLNNKLRENLYGEIQILKTLRHPHIVALHDCVESATHINLVMEYCELGDLSLFIKKRDKLSTNPATHEMARKYPVTPNSGLHEVVTRHFLQQLGSALKFLREKNYVHRDVKPQNLLLLPSPRFREAHSRPILTGSQDSLIPNAGLASLPMLKLADFGFARVLPSTSLADTLCGSPLYMAPEILRYERYDAKADLWSVGTVLYEMITGRPPFRARNHVELLRKIEAAEDRVKYPKELVVSKELVKLISKLLTRNPVERMRFEDFFNDPILTDLIPGTVEDDAPPKPEPKASRDLRSLGRSDSTSSLSRRLSLRRQAENEAVREQVETAKSPREKPLRSPQLPSPIEGRTQQTAADATARAGHSPGPDNGEGLGIRRPPLPEPSTSAPSRPHRLSNASLNRPSARASASPPTSYLNDNSPRNKLRAVTERSVTEQEKAAQDVAFERDYVVVEKKHVEVNAFADEMAANPRLTSLSPKTGQMIRRATQQGPPNSTTGAGRVQPSNAVQIAQGKGRSGHERRDSYDSKNFSASPTTQGFIAKAISDASVRLFGFKVPQHVLGAKGASPPLYSPFPAYPTPSAPVGLIGDGKESAPADEDARAVKLIQDFAHRSDCVYGFAEVKYKQLFPLSPSMEHGLGGMPADQITGDEDDLTPDAQVSLSEEALVLYVKALTLLARAMDVASLWWTQKTRGDATGASAAEVSKEGLAQRINSTVQWVRSRFNEVLEKTEVVRLKLIAAQKKLSIDHPSHPSNHCGESANLATPGAKEVYLTPGISAEKLMYDRALEMSRTAAIDEITNENLEGCVTYYVTAIRMLEAVLDNDEDTVKRRYSSSGKDLSREEISSDLTSDDQQVVNRMIQMITARLSTVRKKMAMIAEASRSQQVAQLPARKRSGDVTPRSVPSYAS from the exons ATGGCGGAGCGGCTTCCaacgtcgtcctcctcacGGAGGCGACGCGAAGGCGATGCTTCTATTGGGGACTTTGTCATCGGAGGTGAAATCGGCAAGGGCAGCTTTGCCCAGGTTTACAGCGGCTACCACAAG AGTTCTAAGGCAACTGTGGCGATCAAATCCGTGGAAATGGGACGCCTCAACAACAAGCTTAGAGAGAATTTGTACGGCGAAATCCAAATCCTCAAGACCCTTCGTCACCCTCACATCGTCGCCCTGCACGACTGTGTCGAATCGGCCACACACATCAACCTCGTCATGGAGTATTGCGAGCTCGGCGACTTGTCCTTGTTCATTAAGAAGAGGGACAAGCTCAGCACCAACCCCGCTACCCAcgagatggcgaggaagtACCCCGTCACCCCTAACTCGGGTCTTCACGAGGTCGTCACTCGCCATTTTCTCCAGCAGCTTGGAAGTGCCTTGAAGTTTCTGCGCGAGAAAAACTACGTACACCGAGACGTCAAGCCTCAGAACCTTCTCCTTTTGCCTTCGCCAAGGTTTAGGGAGGCACACTCGCGTCCGATCTTGACTGGCAGCCAGGATTCGTTGATCCCGaacgccggcctcgcctccctcccgATGTTGAAGCTTGCCGACTTTGGTTTCGCTCGCGTCCTGCCATCAACCTCTCTCGCTGATACCCTCTGCGGATCGCCCCTTTACATGGCACCCGAGATTCTTCGTTACGAGCGTTacgacgccaaggccgacCTCTGGTCTGTCGGGACGGTTTTGTACGAGATGATTACTGGTCGACCGCCCTTCCGTGCCCGAAACCACGTTGAGCTTTTGCGTAAGatcgaagccgccgaggatAGGGTGAAATATCCGAAGGAGCTTGTGGTCAGTAAAGAGCTGGTCAAGCTCATCAGCAAACTCCTCACACGAAACCCCGTTGAGCGCATGAGATTTGAAGACTTCTTCAATGACCCAATCTTGACCGATCTGATCCCCGGCACGGTCGAGGATGATGCTCCTCCCAAGCCGGAACCCAAGGCCTCCCGCGATTTGCGATCTCTTGGCCGCTCCGACTCTACATCATCATTGTCTCGCCGGCTGTCCCTTCGTCGACAAGCTGAAAACGAAGCTGTTCGTGAGCAAGTTGAGACGGCAAAGTCGCCTCGGGAGAAACCTTTGAGATCACCGCAGCTGCCCAGCCCGATTGAAGGTCGAACTCAACAGACTGCCGCTGACGCTACAGCACGTGCAGGGCACTCGCCAGGACCAGACAATGGAGAGGGACTCGGAATTCGACGTCCCCCGTTGCCTGAGCCCTCAACTTCGGCGCCCAGCCGGCCTCACAGACTCTCCAACGCGTCTCTCAACCGACCCTCTGCACGAGCCTCTGCTTCACCACCGACTTCGTACCTCAACGATAACTCGCCGAGAAACAAGCTCCGTGCCGTCACGGAGCGGAGCGTCACAGAGCAAGAAAAGGCTGCTCAAGACGTCGCATTCGAGCGAGATtacgtcgtcgtcgagaagaaaCATGTAGAGGTGAACGCTTTTGCCGACGAAATGGCAGCCAACCCCCGCCTTACCTCTTTATCGCCCAAGACCGGTCAGATGATCCGTCGAGCAACACAACAAGGTCCCCCTAATTCCACAACGGGGGCCGGGCGTGTGCAACCCTCCAACGCAGTCCAGATTGCCCAGGGCAAGGGACGTTCCGGCCACGAACGTCGCGATTCGTACGATAGCAAGAATTTCTCTGCAAGTCCGACCACCCAGGGGTTTATCGCAAAGGCTATCTCCGATGCCAGCGTGCGTCTGTTCGGGTTCAAAGTCCCACAGCATGTGCTAGGTGCAAAGGGGGCTTCTCCGCCTCTCTACAGCCCGTTCCCTGCCTACCCGACGCCGTCAGCCCCCGTCGGGCTCATTGGTGACGGCAAGGAAAGCGCTCccgccgatgaagacgcGCGAGCCGTCAAGCTCATTCAGGATTTTGCGCACCGGAGTGACTGTGTCTATGGCTTTGCCGAAGTCAAATACAAGCAACTATTCCCTCTCTCGCCATCAATGGAGCACGGACTTGGCGGCATGCCTGCCGATCAAATCACtggagacgaggacgatctCACCCCCGATGCCCAAGTTTCTCTTTCGGAGGAGGCTTTGGTTCTTTACGTCAAAGCATTGACTTTGCTAGCTAGGGCCATGGATGTCGCAAGTCTGTGGTGGACACAGAAAACGCGCGGCGACGCAACAGGAGCATCCGCGGCCGAAGTATCCAAAGAAGGCCTCGCTCAACGGATCAACTCGACCGTGCAGTGGGTACGAAGTCGCTTCAATGAAGTGTTGGAGAAGACCGAGGTCGTCCGCTTGAAGCTCATCGCTGCCCAGAAGAAGCTTTCGATTGACCACCCCAGTCACCCGAGTAACCACTGTGGCGAGTCGGCCAACTTGGCAACACCAGGCGCCAAGGAGGTTTATCTTACTCCAGGCATCAGTGCCGAGAAGCTGATGTACGATCGAGCCTTGGAGATGAGCCGAACGGCGGCCATTGACGAAATCACAAACGAGAACCTTGAGGGTTGCGTTACCTACTACGTCACAGCCATTCGCATGCTTGAGGCTGTCTTGGACAACGATGAGGACACGGTCAAGAGGCGTTACTCGAGCTCAGGCAAAGACCTTTCGCGCGAAGAGATCTCGAGCGATCTGACCAGCGATGATCAACAGGTTGTCAATCGAA TGATCCAGATGATAACCGCTCGTCTATCGACTGTCCGCAAAAAGATGGCCATGATTGCTGAGGCATCTAGATCGCAGCAGGTTGCGCAGCTTCCAGCGCGCAAGCGTAGCGGCGACGTGACGCCCCGTAGCGTGCCGTCGTACGCCTCGTGA